The sequence below is a genomic window from Lysobacter stagni.
CCGCGTCGTTCTATCGCGTGGAAGGCAAGCCCGACGAATGGGTGAATACCTGCTCGATCTTCCTCGTCCTGCGTCCGCAATCGCACCTGCGCACCTGGTCGGTCTGCAATGACGAGGACGCTCCGGACCTCGACACGCTGATCGCCTCGTCGCTGCCCGCCGAATCCGTCGCCGACGTACGCGAGGGCAGCGTGATACTGCAACTGTCCGCGCAGGACGCGCCGTCCGGCCCGCAGGTCGGCACGCTGCCGCTGGCATGGCAACATGCCCTGCAGGGCCGTCGCGACGCGCCGCTCGAAGCGGAACAACTGGTCAACCAGATCTGGCCGATGTGATCCGATGCTGAAAATCGACACCCACGCCCACTACATGCCGCGCGACTGGCCCAACCTGGCGCGCAAGTATGGCGACGATCGTTTCCCGGTGATCCACCACACCGACGATGGCCGCCATCGCATCTACAAGGACGGCAAGTTCTTCCGCGAGATCTGGTCCAAGACCTGGGATCCGCAGGAGCGCATCGACGACTACGCGCGCTTCGGCGTGCAGGTGCAGGTGATCAGCACCGTGCCGGTGATGTTCAGCTACTGGGCCAAGCCGCACCACGCGCTGGAACTGCACCAGGCGCTCAACGAGCACATGGCCGAGGCCTGCCGCGAGTACCCGCGCCACTACGCCGGCATCGGCACCGTACCGATGCAGTCGCCGCGCCTGGCCATCCAGGAACTGGAACGCTGCATGGACCAGTTGGGCCTGCAGGGCGTGCAGATCGGCAGCCACATCAACGACTGGAACCTCGACGCGCCGGAGCTGTTCGATTTCTTCCAGGCGGCGGGCGAACTGGGCGCAGCGATCCTCGTGCACCCGTGGGACATGATGGGCGCGGCGACCATGCCGAAGTACTGGCTGCCCTGGCTGGTCGGCATGCCGGCCGAGCAGTCGCGCGCGGCGTGCTGCCTGATCTTCGGCGGAGTGCTCGAACGCGTGCCGAACCTGAAGGTGTGCATGGCGCACGGCGGCGGCAGTTTCCCCTACACCATCGGGCGCATCGAGCACGGCTTCAACATGCGCCCGGACCTGGTCGCCACCGACAATCCACGCAATCCGCGCGACTATCTCGACCAGCTGTTCTTCGATTCCTGGGTGGCCGACCCACGCGCGCTGCGCTATCTGCTCGACACCTGCGGCGTGGACCGCGTGATGCTGGGCACCGACTACCCGTTCCCGCTGGGCGAGCAGGAACCCGGCGCCGGCATCGCCGCATTGCAGTTGTCCGAAACCGAGCAGAAGCGGCTTTACCACGGCACCGCGCTGGAATGGCTGGGCCTGCCGCTGTCGCGCTTCGCCTGAGTCATGCCGCACGTCACGCTGCACTACACCGGCAACGTCGAGGGGTTCGATCCCGACGCGGCCCTGCACGCGATCAACCGCTGCCTGGCCGACAGCGGCCATTTCAACGAGGCCGCGATCAAGAGCCGCGCGCTGCGCCTGGACCATTACCGCATCGGAGTCGCCGAGGAAACGCGTGCGTTCCTCCACGTCCAGCTGAAAGTGCTGCCCGGGCGCGACGCGGCCACGCGCGCAGGCTTCGCCACGTTGATCGTTGCCGCGCTCGAGGCCACGCTGCCCGCGCGCCATCCACATCTCCAGCTTTGCGTCGAAGTGGACGAGCTGGACGCAGACACCTACACCAAGCGCGTGATCGACGCGCACAACGCCTGATCCCATGACCGACCTGTATTCCGATTCCTACGCACAGACCCAGGATGCCGCCGACCCGTTGCGTGCATACCGCGATGAATTCCTGATCCCGCGCCACGACGGCGTCGAACAGGCCTACTTCGTCGGCAACTCGCTGGGCCTGCAACCGCGCGGTGCGCGCGCGCACGTCGAGGAAGTGCTTTCCAAGTGGGCGGCCGAAGCGGTGGAAGGCCACTTCACCGGGCAGGCGCAGTGGCTGGACTACCACGACCTCGTGCGCGATTCGCTGGCGCGCCTCGTCGGCGCCAAGCCGCTCGAAGTGGTGGCGATGAACACGCTCACGGTGAACCTGCACCTGATGATGGTGAGCTTCTACCGCCCCACGCGCGAGCGTCCCGCGATCCTGATCGAGGCCGGCGCGTTCCCGTCGGACCGCTACGCGGTGGAGTCGCAGGTTTCCTTCCACGGCTTCGATCCTGACGTCGACCTGATCGAACTCCAGCCAGATCAGGCCGACGGCACCACGTCGATGGAGGCGATCGCACGCGCCATCGCCGAGCACGGCCCGCGACTGGCGCTGGTGCTGTGGCCCGGCGTGCAGTACCGCACCGGCCAGGCATTCGACCTGCCCCGCATCGCCAGCCTCGCGCATGCGCAGGGCGCGGTGTGCGGCTTCGACCTCGCGCACGGCGTCGGCAATCTCGATCTCGCGCTGCACGACAGCGGCGTCGACTTCGCCGTGTGGTGCCACTACAAGTACCTCAACAGCGGGCCGGGCGCGGTCGCGGGCTGCTTCGTGCACGAGCGTCACGCGCACAGCGACCGCCCCCGCTTCGCTGGCTGGTGGGGCCACGACCAGTCCACGCGTTTCCGCATGGGTCCACACTTCGTGCCCACGCCCGGCGCCGATGGCTGGCAGCTGAGCAACCCGCCCATCCTCGGCATGGCGCCGCTGCGCGCCTCGCTGGAGCTGTTCGACCGCGCTGGCATGCCGGCGTTGCGCGAGAAGTCCCGCAAGCTCACCGGCTATCTGGAGACGCTGATCCAGCAGCGCCTGGCCGGCACGCTGCAGATCGTCACTCCTGCCGATCCGAACCAGCGCGGCTGCCAGCTTTCACTGCGCGTGATCGGCGGCCGCGGCCTCACCGGTCGTGACGCCGGACGCGCCCTGTTCGATTACCTCGCCACGCAGGGTGTGCTGGGCGACTGGCGCGAACCGGATGTGATCCGAATCTCCCCCGCTCCGCTCTACAACACCCACGCCGATGTGTTGCGTTTCGTGCGGGCGGTGGAGGCGTGGCGGGATGCATAAAGCCGTCATTCCCGCGAAGGCGGGAATCCAAGGTTCAGATGCATCAAGGACGAACCATGCAGAAGCAACCGGCGGTCTACATGCTGGCGAGCAGCCGCAATGGAACGATCTACATCGGCGTCACGAGCAACTTGCTGGGTCGTACATGGCAACACCGCGAGCATCTGGTCGATGGCTTCAGCAAGTTCCATGACGTAACGCGACTCGTCTGGTATGAACAGTGTGACGACATGGCTTCTGCCATCGAACGTGAGAAGCAACTCAAGAAGTGGAACCGGGCATGGAAGATCCGGTTGATCGAGGAACGTAATCCGGAGTGGATCGACCTTTGGCCCGGCCTTGTCGGCCGCTGACAGTTGGATCCCCGCCTTCGCGGGGATGACAGCAGGGAACGATGAAGTGACCCAACCTGACAACCGCCACATCACCCTCATCGGCGCCGGCCTTGCCGGCGCAGTGCTTGCCACGCTGCTGGTACGACGCGGTTGGCGCGTGGACGTGTACGAGAAGCGTGGCGACCCGCGGGTTCAGGGCTATGGCGGCGGACGCTCGATCAACCTGGCGCTGGCCGAGCGCGGCCGCCACGCCCTGCGCCTGGCCGGCGCTGATGAGGCGGTCATGCAGCATGCGGTGATGATGCGCGGGCGCATGGTGCACTTTCTCGACGGCCGCACCGACCTGCAACGCTACGGCCGCGACGACAGCGAAGTGATCTGGTCGGTGCATCGTGGCGAGCTCAACGTGATCCTGCTCGACATCGCCGAGCGTGCCGGCGCGAAGCTGCATTTCGACCGGGGCCTGTCCGGTGTCGACTTCGACGCGCGCACCGCCCGCTTCACCGATCCACGCGACGGCAGCACGCACGAGGCGCGCTTCGAATCGCTGGTCGGTGCGGACGGAGCCGGTTCCTCGTTGCGCGCGGCGATGAGCGCGCACGTCGAACTCGGCGAGCGCACGGAGTTCCTTGGCCATTCCTACAAGGAGCTCGAAATACCGCCGGCCGCCGACGGCAGCTTCAGCATCGAACCCAATGCCCTGCACATCTGGCCGCGCGGCCGTTACATGTGCATCGCGCTGCCCAACGATGAACGCACCTTCACCGTCACGCTGTTCCTGCCCAACGAGGGCGACCCCAGCTTCGCCACGGTGCGCAATGGCGAGGATGCGCGCGCCCTGTTCGAACGCGACTTCGCCGACGCGGTGCCGTTGATCCCTGCGCTGGAAGAGGATTTCGAGCGCAATCCGGCGGGCCTTCTGGCCACGCTGTATCTGGACCGCTGGCACCTGGACGGCCGCGCCGTGCTGCTCGGCGATGCCGCGCACGCGATGGTGCCTTTCCACGGCCAGGGCATGAACTGCGCGTTCGAGGATTGCGTGGCGCTGGCCGAGCACCTGGACGCGAACCCCGATCGCGCTGCCGCGTTCGCCGCGTTCCAGGCCGAACGCCTTCCCAATGCGCGCGCGATCCAGGCCATGGCGCTGGAGAACTACCTTGAAATGCGCGATCGCGTCGACGACGACGATTACCTGCTGCAACGCGCACTGGAACGCACGCTGGCGCAGCGCCACCCGGAGCGCTTCATGCCGCGCTATTCGATGGTGACCTTCCAGCGCATGCCCTATGCGACGGCATACGAGCGTGGCCGCCAGCAGCGCGAGCTGCTGATCGACTTGACGCGCGGCCACACCAGCCTGGATACGCTGGACTGGTCCGCGGTGGACCACGCCGTGCGTGAACGTCTGACGCTCTTGCCGATGGATGCCTGACGTGCCGGCAAGCTTCCTGTTCTACGACCTGGAAACCTTCGGCGCGGACCCGCGCACCTCGCGCATCGCCCAGTTCGCTGCCATCCGCACCGATGCCGACCTGAACCAGGTCGACGAAGCGATCAGCGTCTTCGTGCGTCCCGCCGACGACCTGCTGCCCTCGCCCGGCGCGACGATGGTCACGGGCATCTCTCCCCAGCATGCGCTGGCCGAAGGCATGGCCGAGGCCGACGCCCTCGCGCTGATGTTCGAGGAGATGTCGCGACCGGAAACCTGCTCGCTGGGCTACAACTCGCTGCGCTTCGACGACGAGTTCGTGCGCCATGGGTTGTTCCGCAACTTCTTCGACGCCTACGAACGCGAATGGCGCGGCGGGAACTCGCGCTGGGACCTGCTCGACGTGCTGCGCCTGGCGCACGCGCTGCGCCCCGACGGACTGGTCTGGCCCCGCCGCGAAGACGGCGCCACCTCCTTCAAGCTGGAACACCTCGCCCACGCCAACGATGTGCGCATCGGCGACGCGCACGAGGCGTTGTCCGACGTGCGCGCGCTCATCGGCCTTGCGCGCAGGCTGAAGGTTGCGCAACCGAAACTGTGGGACTACGCACTGCGGTTGCGCGACAAGCGTTACGCGGCCAGCCTGCTGGACGTGGTCGCGATGAAGCCCGTGCTGCATGTCTCGCAACGCTATCCAGCCAGCCGCCTGTGCGCCGCGGCGGCGCTGCCGATCGCGCGGCATCCGCGCATCGACAGCCGCGTGATCGTGTTCGACCTGGACCAGGATCCGGACGCGCTGCTGCAGCTGGCGCCCGAGGAGATTGCCGAACGCCTGTACGTGCGACAGGCCGACCTGCCCGAGGGCGAATCGCGCGTGGCACTGAAAGAGGTGCACACCAACCGCTGCCCGGCGCTGATTTCATGGGACCACCTGCGCGGGCCCGACTTCGACCGGCTCGGCATCGATCCCGCCCTCGCCGAAGCGCGTGCCGCGCGCATCCGTGACGCCGGCCCGGGGCTGGTCGAGAAAGTCCGGCAGGTGTTCTCGACCGAACGCGAGCGCACGACGTCCGACGTCGACGCCTCGCTGTACGACGGTTTCATCGGCGACGGCGACAAGCGCATGTTCGCGCAGGTGCGCACCACGCCGCCCGAGGCGCTGGGGCTGGCCGAGTTCGGGTTCCGCGATGCGCGCCTGCCGGAGATGCTGTTCCGCTATCGCGCGCGCAACTGGCCGCAGACCCTGACGGCGCAGGAATGGTCGCGCTGGAACGACTACCGTCGTGCGCGCCTTTGCACCGAATCGGGCTTGTCCGAGTACAGCTTCGCGCGTTACGCCGAAGAGATCGCGATGCTGCGCGCCCTGCATGCACAGGACACGGCCAGGCAGGTATTGCTCGACCGGCTGGAGGCCTGGGGCGGCGACATCGCCGCAAGCCTCGCCTGACCTTTCCCCCTTTCACGAACCCGTCCCACGCGGGCTGCGACGTCACCATGGCTACCTATTTCAGCGACGCGAGTTTCAAGTTCCTGCGCGGCATCGCGCGACACAACGACCGCGCCTGGTTCCAGGCGCACAAGGCCGACTACGACGAGCACATCCGCGCGCCGTTCCAGCGCCTGCTCACCGATCTTCAGCCCATCCTTGCCGGCGTGAGCCTGCATTACCGCGCCGAGCCCAAGACCGTGGGCGGTTCGTTGTTCCGCATCCAGCGCGACACGCGCTTCGCCAACGACAAGACGCCCTACAAGACCTGGCAGGGCGCGCGCCTGTTCCATGAGCGCGGACGGCAGGTGGAAGCGCCGTCGTTCTATGTGCAGATCCAGCCGGGCAACTGCTTCATCGGCACGGGCCTGTGGCATCCGGAACCGGACACGCTGCGCCGCGTGCGCCACTTCATCCTGGACAACCCGGGAAGCTGGAAGGCCGCCGCGCACGATGCGAAGTTCCGTCGTCGTTTCGATCTGGACGACAGCGAAACGCTGACCCGCATGCCGCGCGGTTTCCCGGACGATTTCGAGTTCGCCGACGACCTCAAGCGCAAGAACTTCGTGGCCTACCGCATGATCGACGACGCGACCATGACCGGTCCGCGCCTGTTGAAGACGCTGGAGACGGACCTGCAGGGCCTGGCGCGCTTCACGGATTACCTGTGCGCGTCGCTGGACCTGGAGTTCTGATCGCGCAGCCTGGTCTCACCGCGGCGCCACGTAGCCGCCCTGCACGCCACGGGGCGAGAGCATCAGCTGCCACAGTTGCGAATGCCGACTGCGGAACGTGGCCATCGAGGCCGACAGGTAGAAGCGCCACATGCGGCGGAAGCGCTCGTCGTAGCGCGTGTCGAGCGTCGGCCAGGCATGCTCGACGTTGTCGCGCCAGGCCTTGAGCGTCTTCTCGTAGTCGGCACCGAAGTTGTGCCAGTCCTCCAGCACGAACAGGCCTTCAGTGGCCGCGGCGATCTGCGCCGCGGAGGGCAGCATCGAGTTGGGGAAGATGTACTTGCCGATCCACGGGTCGGTGTAGGTCACCGAGCGGTTGGTGCCGATGGTGTGCAACAGGAACAGGCCATCGTCGTCCAGACAGCGTTGCGCGACTTCGAAATAGGTGCGGTAGTTCTTCACGCCGACGTGCTCGAACATGCCCAGCGAGAACGCACGGTCGAAGCGTTCGTCCAGCTCGCGATAGTCCTGCAGACGGATCTCGATCGGCAGTCCGCTGCACAGTTCGCGCGCGTAGGCCGCCTGCTCGCGCGAGACGGTCACGCCCACGCCGCTGACACCGTAGCGCTCGGCGGCGAACTTCAGCGCCTCGCCCCAGCCGCAGCCGATGTCGAGCACGCGCATGCCCGGGCGCAGACCGAGCTTGCGACAGACCAGGTCCAGCTTGGCTTCCTGCGCGGCGTCGAGATCGTGCAATGGCGCACCATCGCGGTCGCGCCAGTAGGCGCAGCTGTAGACCATTCGGCGGCCGAGCATGGCCTGGTACAGATCGTTGCCGAGGTCGTAGTGGCGCTCGCCGACCTGGAAGCTGCGGCGGCGGCTCTGCAGATTGGTCAAACGCGCGCGGACCGCGTCCAGCGCCACGCCCCAACCGCGGACCTTCTCATCGAGGCCGGCGATCAGCAGGTGCGTGAGCAGGCCATCGAGCGAGGCGGTATTCCACCAGCCTTCCATGTACGACTCGCCCAGCCCCAGCGAGCCCTTCGCCAGCACGCGCGCGTGGAACCGCTCGTCATCCACGCGCAGGTCCCAGGGGCGGCTTCCGTCCAGACGGACGTCGGCCAACGACAACAGTTTCTCGACCCGATTACGCAATGAGGACATGATGGCCCCGGCGGTCTGGACGGTGCCCGGTCAGCGGGCAGAAACGATGCTAGCGCGGGGCGGGCTCCGATGCAGCTGCCGGCGGGGCCGACGGCACGGCAAACAGTGTTCTGAATTCCGGCGCGATGTACGGCAGCAACACCTCGACGGGTACTTCCACCGTCTGCGTGCCATCCGAATAGGGCCCCACCTGGTACGGCGCGAACACGAAGCGCAGCCCGGACAGGCGGCCGTCCGGCGCCTGCATCGGTTCGAACAGGGCGAAGTCGCCCGGCTCGGGCTGCGTGCCGTCGTCGATCATGCGCGAGGCGTTCTTCACCACCTCGGCGCGCTCTTCCGGCGGCAGGTCGTCGGCGTCCACGCGCTGCGACAGCGCCGCGTGCAGTTGTTCGCGCACGTAATCGGAGATGGCGGTCCAGCCGGCCGGAGTGTTGATCAGCTCGCCGGCGGTCAGCAGGCGGTTCTGTTTCGGCAGCCAGACGAAACGCGCGATCAGCGGCGCACCGTGCGCCCCACCGGTATAGCTGCTGCCGTCGGCGGCCACGGCCACGATGTCCGGCGTCTCCATCAGGCCGGTGAAACTGAGCGAAAGGTCGTACGGCGCGCTGGTCGCACCGCCCGGCGTGCTGCGCGCCTTGGCCGCCTCCATCAGGTCGGCGCGGGCGGCGTCGGCGTACTTCCTCAGTTCCGCCGCCAGCCCGGGGTAACGCTCCGACGGCACCTGGTAGCTGATGCCGATGACGTAGTCCGAGGTGGACTCGGACACATCCTCCAGGCGCGCGGACGCAGCCGCGCCTTCGCCCGGCGCGGGAGCGGTGGCGGAAGTCGCGGGTGCGGTGGGAGCGACGGCGGGTTCGGCTTCGCGCTTGCAGGCCACCAGTGCCGCCGCCATCGCGAGCAGCAGGAGCAGTCGCATCATGGGCAGTCCTTTGTCATGCAACGAAGGTTAGCGGCGCGCGCGTGATGCCCGAATCACAGCGTTTTCACTACCGCTGCGCTGCTCACCAGTGGTCGCGCTGGGGCAGCAGGCCCTGCAGTTCGGCGTCGGTGAGGTTGCGCCATTGGCCGGGTTTCAGGTGTCCCAGCTTGACGTTGCCGATGCGCACGCGCAGCAGCTGCTTCACGCGGAAGCCGAAGTGCGCCGCCATCAGGCGGATCTGCCGGTTCAGGCCCTGCACCAGCACGACCCGGAAGCCGAACTTGCCCAGCCGGCCGGTCTTGCACGGCAGCGTCGTCTGCCCGTGCACCGGCACGCCGCGGGCCATGCCGCGCAGGAATTCGTCGGTGACCGCGTGGTTCACCGCCACCAGGTATTCCTTCTCGAGCTTGTTCTCGGCGCGCAGGATCTCGTTGACGATGTCGCCGTTGCTGGTCAGCAGGATCAGCCCTTCAGAGTCCTTGTCCAGCCGCCCCACCGGGAAGATGCGGCGATCGTGGCCGACGAAGTCGACGATGTTGCCCTTCACGGTCGACTCGGTCGTGCAGGTGATCCCCACCGGCTTGTTGAGCGCGATGTAGACGTGCTGGCGCTTGCCCTTGGCCGCGGTGCGCACCTTCAGCGGCTGGCCGTCGACCAGGACTTCGTCGCCCTCGCCCACCTCGGCGCCGACGCGGGCGCGCACGCCGCCGACGGTGACCCGCCCTTCGGCGATGAGGCGGTCGGCCTCGCGCCGGGAGCAGTAGCCGGTGTCGCTGATGTGTTTGTTCAGGCGCATGCGGGCCGGCGCCTCGGGCGCCGCGGTCGGGGGACGGGCGCGCATGCTGTCATACCTGCGCGCCGCGCGCAGCATCGGTGGACCCCAAGGCCGGAAGCGGCGCCCCGCGCGACCTGTCGTCGGCGCCTGCCGCGACGGATCGCCGCCTCCGGGTCCTGGTCGGCCTAGCCGAGCTGCTGGTTGTATTCGGGGTGACGCTCCACCCAACCGGCGGCGTAGGCGCATTTCGGACGCACGTGCCAGCCCTGCGCCTTCGCGTACTCGAAGGCGGCCCGGACCAGTTCGCCGGCGATGCCGCGCCCGCCGATGGCGTCCGGCACGCCGGTATGGACGATGACCATCTGATCGCCCTCGCGGTGGTACTCCAGTACCGCGACCTCGCCGTCCACCTGGGTCGTGAAAACTCCCGTTACCGGGTCGTGCTGGATGGTGTGCGAGGTCATGCGCGTGCCGGATGGGGAGGGATCGTCATGATGGCTCAACGGGCGTCCCGCTTGCCCTGGTTGCGCCGGTCCTGGCTGCCCATGTGGCCCTGGATGGCCTGCATGCGCGTCTCGGCGGCATGGAGCTCGTTGGCCTTGGACGAAGCGCTGTCGGACTGGAAGCCCGGCTTGGGCACGTGGGCGTGCTCGGTATCGAACTGCTGCCATGCGTGAGGCTGGTGGTCGCGCTCGTGCTTGGCGGCGAGCAGTTCGTGGGTATTGGCCAGGGCCTGCTCCGGGGTGATCCGGGGCCTGGCGGCGCGGACGCGTTTGCGCGGAGCGGCGGTCTTGCGTGCCGTCGTCTTGCTGGGGGGTTTGCGAGCGGGCGCAGCGGCCTTCTTCGCCGTGGACTTGCGCACGGTCTTCCGGGCGGCCTTCTTCGGCGCAGCCTTGCGGGCGGCAGTCTTCGCCGGCGCCTTGCGGACGGCCTTCTTCGTCGCTGTCTTCTTCGCCGCCGCCTTCTTCGCCGCGGTCTTTCGGGCAGGCGTCTTGCGAACGACCTTCTTCGCCGCCTTCTTTGCGGCAGCCGTCTTGCGGACGGACTTCTTCGTCGCCTTCTTCGCGGCGGCCGCCTTGCGGGCGGTGGTACCGGTGGTCTTCTTCGCGACCTTCTTCGCCGCCTTCTTCGTCGCCTTCTTCGCGGTTCCGGCCGCCTTGCGGGCGGTGGCCTTCTTCGCGGGGCGCTTGCGGGTGGTGGTCTTGCCGGCCTTCCTCATCGCCATGCCTGGACTCCTGGGCACTGTCGGGAATTCCGGCATATCACGCGCGACATTCATGCCAAGTGATCGCGACCCACAGCGTCAGTCGATGCGAACCCATCACGGCCATCACTGACCCGACGCGTCACCCCGCCGCACGCAAACCCGCATACGGACGAATGGCACGGAATCTGCGTGATCCATTACCGGAATTCACGCTCCGGAGAACATCCCCATGACCGTGCATCACCTCACCTTCGACCACCTGAGCGACGACGCACTGATGTCGCGCCTGTTCGATCTGGCCCAGGCGGGCCGCCAGGACTCGGTCGAGACGGCGCAGATCGACGCCGAGGTTTACAACCGCCTGCTCCTGGCCTACGGCGAAGCTGGCTCCGACGCGGGCCTCCGCGCCGCCTGATCCACGCCGCATCGCGAATCCGGCCCGGCCGGATCGCCGGCGGTCAGCGGAAGGATGGGCTCATCAGCCGGTCCAGGAACAACGGGCCGATGCGCGGGTCCATCAGCAGCATGAACAGCACGCCGTAGATCGCGCCCGACAGGTGCGCGCTGTGGTTGATGTTGTCGCCGCC
It includes:
- a CDS encoding FAD-dependent oxidoreductase: MTQPDNRHITLIGAGLAGAVLATLLVRRGWRVDVYEKRGDPRVQGYGGGRSINLALAERGRHALRLAGADEAVMQHAVMMRGRMVHFLDGRTDLQRYGRDDSEVIWSVHRGELNVILLDIAERAGAKLHFDRGLSGVDFDARTARFTDPRDGSTHEARFESLVGADGAGSSLRAAMSAHVELGERTEFLGHSYKELEIPPAADGSFSIEPNALHIWPRGRYMCIALPNDERTFTVTLFLPNEGDPSFATVRNGEDARALFERDFADAVPLIPALEEDFERNPAGLLATLYLDRWHLDGRAVLLGDAAHAMVPFHGQGMNCAFEDCVALAEHLDANPDRAAAFAAFQAERLPNARAIQAMALENYLEMRDRVDDDDYLLQRALERTLAQRHPERFMPRYSMVTFQRMPYATAYERGRQQRELLIDLTRGHTSLDTLDWSAVDHAVRERLTLLPMDA
- a CDS encoding pseudouridine synthase; this translates as MRARPPTAAPEAPARMRLNKHISDTGYCSRREADRLIAEGRVTVGGVRARVGAEVGEGDEVLVDGQPLKVRTAAKGKRQHVYIALNKPVGITCTTESTVKGNIVDFVGHDRRIFPVGRLDKDSEGLILLTSNGDIVNEILRAENKLEKEYLVAVNHAVTDEFLRGMARGVPVHGQTTLPCKTGRLGKFGFRVVLVQGLNRQIRLMAAHFGFRVKQLLRVRIGNVKLGHLKPGQWRNLTDAELQGLLPQRDHW
- the sbcB gene encoding exodeoxyribonuclease I, which gives rise to MPASFLFYDLETFGADPRTSRIAQFAAIRTDADLNQVDEAISVFVRPADDLLPSPGATMVTGISPQHALAEGMAEADALALMFEEMSRPETCSLGYNSLRFDDEFVRHGLFRNFFDAYEREWRGGNSRWDLLDVLRLAHALRPDGLVWPRREDGATSFKLEHLAHANDVRIGDAHEALSDVRALIGLARRLKVAQPKLWDYALRLRDKRYAASLLDVVAMKPVLHVSQRYPASRLCAAAALPIARHPRIDSRVIVFDLDQDPDALLQLAPEEIAERLYVRQADLPEGESRVALKEVHTNRCPALISWDHLRGPDFDRLGIDPALAEARAARIRDAGPGLVEKVRQVFSTERERTTSDVDASLYDGFIGDGDKRMFAQVRTTPPEALGLAEFGFRDARLPEMLFRYRARNWPQTLTAQEWSRWNDYRRARLCTESGLSEYSFARYAEEIAMLRALHAQDTARQVLLDRLEAWGGDIAASLA
- a CDS encoding GNAT family N-acetyltransferase is translated as MTSHTIQHDPVTGVFTTQVDGEVAVLEYHREGDQMVIVHTGVPDAIGGRGIAGELVRAAFEYAKAQGWHVRPKCAYAAGWVERHPEYNQQLG
- a CDS encoding amidohydrolase family protein encodes the protein MLKIDTHAHYMPRDWPNLARKYGDDRFPVIHHTDDGRHRIYKDGKFFREIWSKTWDPQERIDDYARFGVQVQVISTVPVMFSYWAKPHHALELHQALNEHMAEACREYPRHYAGIGTVPMQSPRLAIQELERCMDQLGLQGVQIGSHINDWNLDAPELFDFFQAAGELGAAILVHPWDMMGAATMPKYWLPWLVGMPAEQSRAACCLIFGGVLERVPNLKVCMAHGGGSFPYTIGRIEHGFNMRPDLVATDNPRNPRDYLDQLFFDSWVADPRALRYLLDTCGVDRVMLGTDYPFPLGEQEPGAGIAALQLSETEQKRLYHGTALEWLGLPLSRFA
- a CDS encoding DUF3298 and DUF4163 domain-containing protein codes for the protein MMRLLLLLAMAAALVACKREAEPAVAPTAPATSATAPAPGEGAAASARLEDVSESTSDYVIGISYQVPSERYPGLAAELRKYADAARADLMEAAKARSTPGGATSAPYDLSLSFTGLMETPDIVAVAADGSSYTGGAHGAPLIARFVWLPKQNRLLTAGELINTPAGWTAISDYVREQLHAALSQRVDADDLPPEERAEVVKNASRMIDDGTQPEPGDFALFEPMQAPDGRLSGLRFVFAPYQVGPYSDGTQTVEVPVEVLLPYIAPEFRTLFAVPSAPPAAASEPAPR
- a CDS encoding 5-carboxymethyl-2-hydroxymuconate Delta-isomerase, coding for MPHVTLHYTGNVEGFDPDAALHAINRCLADSGHFNEAAIKSRALRLDHYRIGVAEETRAFLHVQLKVLPGRDAATRAGFATLIVAALEATLPARHPHLQLCVEVDELDADTYTKRVIDAHNA
- the kynU gene encoding kynureninase; the encoded protein is MTDLYSDSYAQTQDAADPLRAYRDEFLIPRHDGVEQAYFVGNSLGLQPRGARAHVEEVLSKWAAEAVEGHFTGQAQWLDYHDLVRDSLARLVGAKPLEVVAMNTLTVNLHLMMVSFYRPTRERPAILIEAGAFPSDRYAVESQVSFHGFDPDVDLIELQPDQADGTTSMEAIARAIAEHGPRLALVLWPGVQYRTGQAFDLPRIASLAHAQGAVCGFDLAHGVGNLDLALHDSGVDFAVWCHYKYLNSGPGAVAGCFVHERHAHSDRPRFAGWWGHDQSTRFRMGPHFVPTPGADGWQLSNPPILGMAPLRASLELFDRAGMPALREKSRKLTGYLETLIQQRLAGTLQIVTPADPNQRGCQLSLRVIGGRGLTGRDAGRALFDYLATQGVLGDWREPDVIRISPAPLYNTHADVLRFVRAVEAWRDA
- a CDS encoding DUF2461 domain-containing protein, which codes for MATYFSDASFKFLRGIARHNDRAWFQAHKADYDEHIRAPFQRLLTDLQPILAGVSLHYRAEPKTVGGSLFRIQRDTRFANDKTPYKTWQGARLFHERGRQVEAPSFYVQIQPGNCFIGTGLWHPEPDTLRRVRHFILDNPGSWKAAAHDAKFRRRFDLDDSETLTRMPRGFPDDFEFADDLKRKNFVAYRMIDDATMTGPRLLKTLETDLQGLARFTDYLCASLDLEF
- the cfa gene encoding cyclopropane fatty acyl phospholipid synthase; its protein translation is MMSSLRNRVEKLLSLADVRLDGSRPWDLRVDDERFHARVLAKGSLGLGESYMEGWWNTASLDGLLTHLLIAGLDEKVRGWGVALDAVRARLTNLQSRRRSFQVGERHYDLGNDLYQAMLGRRMVYSCAYWRDRDGAPLHDLDAAQEAKLDLVCRKLGLRPGMRVLDIGCGWGEALKFAAERYGVSGVGVTVSREQAAYARELCSGLPIEIRLQDYRELDERFDRAFSLGMFEHVGVKNYRTYFEVAQRCLDDDGLFLLHTIGTNRSVTYTDPWIGKYIFPNSMLPSAAQIAAATEGLFVLEDWHNFGADYEKTLKAWRDNVEHAWPTLDTRYDERFRRMWRFYLSASMATFRSRHSQLWQLMLSPRGVQGGYVAPR
- a CDS encoding GIY-YIG nuclease family protein; translation: MQKQPAVYMLASSRNGTIYIGVTSNLLGRTWQHREHLVDGFSKFHDVTRLVWYEQCDDMASAIEREKQLKKWNRAWKIRLIEERNPEWIDLWPGLVGR